One part of the Haliotis asinina isolate JCU_RB_2024 chromosome 2, JCU_Hal_asi_v2, whole genome shotgun sequence genome encodes these proteins:
- the LOC137271767 gene encoding uncharacterized protein has translation MILCLALGDSSVYPSKLQSTKNRVQSPTKSRQFKAMTSRSCTQNKAYLRQNTESSEQVADIGARGAGNVYLPCFSSPPRLRRYKSPSNSLISFGSSSLLSSADRRKPTLLTSVVHEREVADIVNRLSRPTISTKRKTVKLYPNLGYVDMNFYSWRNMQLYKDYQRTIFNDKGAVKPSFRRCGARNSGM, from the exons ATGATTCTGTGCCTCGCTCTAGGaga TTCTTCTGTCTACCCGTCCAAATTACAGAGTACTAAAAATCGCGTTCAAAGTCCAACTAAGAGTCGTCAGTTTAAGGCCATGACATCCAGAAGTTGTACCCAGAACAAGGCATATTTGCGACAGAATACGGAAAGTTCCGAACAAGTGGCTGACATCGGCGCTAGAGGTGCAGGCAACGTTTACCTCCCTTGTTTCAGCTCGCCCCCTCGACTTCGCCGATACAAATCACCCTCCAACTCCTTGATCAGTTTCGGATCTTCCAGTTTGCTGTCGTCTGCTGACAGAAGGAAGCCCACGCTGCTCACGTCAGTCGTGCACGAGCGGGAGGTTGCAGACATCGTCAACAGACTTAGTCGTCCGACAATCTCGACGAAACGCAAAACAGTGAAACTTTATCCCAATTTAGGGTACGTAGACATGAATTTCTATTCCTGGAGGAACATGCAGTTGTACAAGGACTACCAGAGGACTATCTTTAACGACAAAGGAGCAGTCAAACCGTCGTTCAGAAGATGCGGGGCAAGGAATTCTGGGATGTAA
- the LOC137273669 gene encoding uncharacterized protein, translated as MEDDLSQNSETESVSTLRKGEHGDSKAVSATASEDCRDHSVSSLQSVAIEIESFSQQLEIGISIAPPLSEGKKYHVFFSYEINDREWVEQITNKLESVDFGFKCSFHERDFHGGKRIIENITEHIRLSEKTVLVLSPDFLQSHWCMFEIEMGMILSMEESQLLVVPVMVKQCPVPDSIKTLTYIDATHGTDWWQRFIGAIVSRDDLLRNYAGTRDVTVRPRYGNMEKLSEIASSYKCPSGEVIRAPYVPEALLRPGIQIPPEEFDKSIDLIRSATCFCKHLYDYGPCCVPVLVVLLFAGFVAMPVVTTILLSRNSFHPHVTIFTTAFTLPWMTFATGFFIQRLVRKRRMRKALTEANTIFLKHNVIVGFNIQMSGCVTFRTFLEFWFYNPTECKNFLAAFLEGKHDGMNAHASQAYASQLIHCHSVSYTSAYQEGHLKVKHGVRHVRNAACLCQYIEEKYCGGQIPPLDVV; from the exons ATGGAGGATGATCTGTCTCAGAATTCCGAAACAGAATCAGTGTCGACGCTTCGGAAAGGTGAACATGGTGATTCTAAGGCAGTTAGCGCGACAGCATCGGAGGATTGCAGGGATCATTCCGTTTCATCATTACAATCAGTTGCGATTGAGATCGAATCCTTTTCACAACAACTGGAGATTGGCATATCTATCGCTCCACCCCTTTCAGAAGGAAAGAAATACCATGTCTTCTTTTCTTATGAAATAAATGACCGAGAGTGGGTGGAACAGATTACCAATAAACTGGAGTCTGTTGACTTTGGGTTCAAATGCAGCTTCCATGAGAGAGACTTTCATGGTGGCAAGCGTATCAttgaaaacatcactgaacacatCCGTCTGTCGGAGAAGACGGTGTTGGTGCTGTCTCCAGATTTCCTACAGAGTCATTGGTGCATGTTTGAGATTGAGATGGGGATGATCCTGAGCATGGAGGAGAGCCAATTGTTGGTGGTGCCTGTGATGGTGAAGCAGTGCCCTGTACCTGACAGTATCAAGACCCTCACCTACATCGACGCAACCCATGGCACTGACTGGTGGCAGAGATTTATTGGGGCCATAGTTTCTAGAG ACGATCTCCTCAGAAACTACGCTGGCACAAGAGACGTGACGGTCCGGCCTCGATATG GTAACATGGAAAAGTTGTCTGAAATAGCCTCAAGCTACAAGTGTCCATCGGGAGAAGTTATAAGGGCCCCGTATGTTCCCGAGGCCTTGCTGAGACCAGGAATACAG ATACCCCCGGAAGAGTTTGACAAATCAATTGACTTGATCCGCTCCGCAACCTGCTTCTGCAAACATCTCTATGACTACGGACCTTGTTGTGTACCCGTTCTTGTAGTGCTACTTTTTGCAGGCTTCGTTGCTATGCCAGTTGTGACCACAATTCTGTTAAGTCGTAATTCTTTTCATCCACATGTTACTATCTTTACTACCGCTTTCACACTACCTTGGATGACATTCGCGACTGGGTTTTTCATTCAGCGACTGGTG AGGAAAAGAAGGATGCGAAAAGCACTGACGGAAGCCAACACAATATTTCTGAAACACAACGTCATCGTGGGATTCAACATACAGATGTCTGGGTGTGTTACATTCAGGACGTTT CTCGAGTTCTGGTTTTACAATCCGACTGAATGCAAG AATTTCTTGGCGGCGTTTCTCGAAGGTAAACACGACGGAATGAATGCTCATGCATCACAG GCATATGCATCTCAGCTGATTCACTGCCATAGTGTGAGTTACACTTCCGCCTACCAGGAAGGTCATTTGAAGGTCAAACATGGCGTCAGACACGTCCGTAACGCTGCTTGTCTCTGTCAGTACATTGAGGAGAAGTACTGTGGGGGTCAGATACCTCCACTTGATGTTGTTTGA